In the genome of Streptomyces sp. Q6, the window GCTCGGCCCGCTCGCTCTGTCCAGCCTGTCCGGACTGTCCGGCTCCGGCCTTCTCACTGCCGCACGCGGTCACGGTCAGCACCGACAGCAGAGCCAGCACCACCCCGGACACAGCACGTCGACGAACGTGGCGGGACATCTCACCCTCCTGTCGAATAGGTGTAGGAGCCCCAGACGTTGTAGTCCGTGGCGTAGCCGTCGGTGTTCAGGCGGGCCAGGTCGTTCTGATTGACCTCGTGAAGGTACCCGACGTTCCCGCGGGGTTTGCCTCCGGCCGGATTGCCGAAGTTGTACCGCTTGAAGACCTCCACGGTGACCGTCTTGTTGTTGTTGCTGGTCGTCACGCGCCACTGGAACCCGTTCAGCGCGTAGTACCAGTCCATGACCCCCTTGCCCTTGTCGCCGGCCTCCATGAAGTCGGAGACGCTCGTGCCCTTGACCCAGCGGGAGTCGTAGTCTCCGCCGGACGCCTTGGCCTCGGCGACACGGTCGTCCACCAGCTTCTGGAACGACGGCATGTCGCCCAGCATCGTCTTCGGGTCGACCTCGTAGGCGTCGCCGGAGGCACCGAGCCAGTGGTCCAGGAGGTCGGCCGCGTGGTTGTAGCCCATGACGTGCCGCAGCCCCTGGTTCTGGGCCTTCATGTACGACCACAGGGAAAGGTCGTAGTCCTGGTTCAGCCACTGCGTGAACCAGTTCGCGCTGTCGGAGGGACGATCGTCCTCCTTGTCCTGCTTCGGCGCCTTGAGCGGTGTGTCGTTCTCGTAGAACTCGCCGTCGCCGGGCAGCGTGAAGTTCTCGGCGGCCTCCTTGTCGTCGTAGTAGTTGTTCAGGAAGGCGTCGCTGCCGCACACTCCCGGCTCGGAGCAGATCATGTGCCCGTCGAACTCGACCCGGCTCGTCGGGTTGCCGCCCGTGAAGGCGTAGCGGTTGTTCGTGTACGGGTCGGTGCCGAGGTTCATGTCGGCGAGGGCGCCGTTGTACATGTCCCGGGAGGTGAAGCGGTTCAGGCCGGGGTCGTAGTCGCGGAAGCCCATGTCGTAGGTGCCGGACTGCGCGTCCCAGCGCTTGGAGTTGAAGCGGTAGGGGTTGTACTCCTCCTTCGTGGGGTCAGTGGCGTCGGGCTTGTCGATTCCGGTGAACTCGGAGTCGTCGTCGCTGCCGTAGGCGGTGTAGCCGTAGGTGGCCTTGGTGTCGCCGTTCTTGTCGGTCAGCGCCTCGACGTCGGTGTGGCTGTTGTAGCCGTAGTAGCCGTCCTCGCTGGTGCCGTCCGTGTTCTGCTTCACCTGCGACAGGCGCTCGCCCCAGGGGCTGTACTGGTACGACTTGGTCAACTCGCCGCCGACCTTCTCGTCCAGCACCTGGTCCGACAGACCCAGGTAGTCGAAGTCCGTCGTCTTGCCGGCGGACGTCTTCGACGTGGTGCGGTCGAGCGGGTCGAACGCGTACTTCGTCGACTGCAGCGCGCCCGTGTCGTCCATCTTCTGGGACTCCACGACGTGGTCGAAGCCGTCGTACACGCTGCGCTGGATGACCTTGCCGCCGCTGGTCGTGGACTCCAGACGGCCGAACGGGTCGTAGGTGTAGTTGGCCGTCACGCCGCTGGTGGTGGCGGACAGGAGCCGGTTGCGGTCGTAGTTGTAGGTGGTGGCGGTCCCCTTGACGGTCTGGCTGACGACATTGGCGTTGTCGTCGTGGACGTACGTCTCGGTGCCCGCGCCGTTGCCTGTCTTGACGCTCTTCGCCAGGCGGTCGACGGGGTCGTAGGTGTAGTCGGTGGTCGACGACAGGGTCGCCGCGTGGTTGTCGGCGTTCATCTTCTTCGCGACGTCCTGCGCCTTGTTCCCGTTGGGGTCGTAGGCGTAGGTGTGCGAGGTGACGAGCGTGCCGTTCGGCTTGTTCTCCGTCGACGTCTTGAGCGCCGTGTCGGCGTAGTAGGCGTAGTCGACGGTGTTGCCGTTGCCCTTGGTCTCCCGCAGCTTCTGGCCGCGGTCGGTGTACGTGTACGACGTGACCTTCGGCGCGGCGTCCGCGGACGTCTTACCGACCGAGACGGTCTTGACCAACTCCCGGAGGTCGTACGTGTACTTGGAGAACTGGTCGGGGTGCGTGACCGTCTCCACCTGCCCATTGGCGTCGTAGGTGTACGACGTGGACTTCTTCTCCTGGCCCGCGAGCGCCTCGACGACCTTCTGGACCTGGTTGAGGCCGGTGTACGTGACCGTGTAGGCGTCGACCTTGGTCCCGGACGAGGTGTCGTCGATGGACGTCAGATTGCCGTTGAGGTCGTAGGCGTAGGAGAAGTTCTTCTTCTCGGCGTCCGTGTCGCCGGACGTCGAGCGCACCAGCTTGACCCCATCGGCCACCGTGCTGCCCGTGCTCGACTGGTCCAGCTTGAGCTTGGTGTCCTCACCCTGCTTGAGGGTGTAGCTGCCCAGGCTGACCCAGGTGCCCGTGCCCGCCGTCTGGTCCTTGGTGACGGCCGGCTCGGTGGTGGTGCCGTGGCTGAGCGTGTACTTCGCGCCGGTGGTGGCACCGGTCACCTTCGGGTACTTCACGTACGCGGTGTAGCTGCCGTCCTTGGGGATGTTCAGCGTCCACGTGAAGCTTTCGGTGCCCGTACCCGCGGCGTGGACCTGGTGGTTGTAGCCCTGCTGCCCGGCGATGTCCCCCTTGGTCCAGGTGCCGGTGGCGGAGGTGTTCTGCGTGTCGGAGTTGTCGGTCAGGACGACCGACTGGCCGACCGGGACCCCGTCGTCCGCCTTGGACTTGAGCGCGCCGTCCGCGTAGTACGACCACGTCATGGTGCGGTTGGACGAGCCGTCCGCGGCCGAGATGGTCCGCTTGGTCTGCGCGCCCAGGTTGTCGTACTCGTACGTGGTGTCGATCGACCACGGGTCCGTCGACTTCTTCGTCCAGCCGTTGTCGTAGTACTGGTAGGTCGTGTCGTTACGGACCGTCTCTCCGTCCGACGGCGGCAGCGAGGTCTTCGACACCCGGCCCACCGCATCGTAGGACGTCTCCGTGTAGACGTCCGCCTTGTTGTAGCGGGCGTCCGCCGGATCGTAGGGCTGGTACTGCCTCTTCACACGGTTCAGCTCGTCGTACGTCGTGCGCGAGGCGAAGTCCTCCGTGCTGGAGGTGGCCGTGCCACGCGGCGTGATCGTCTTGGTGACGTTGCCGACCTGGTCGTACTCGTACTTCGTCGAGCGGGTCGTGGTGCCGTTGTAGGGCGCCTTGACCTCGGTCTGCATGCCGCGCTCGTCGTAGGTGACGGTGGTGGTGTTGTTCTCCTTGTCTGTGGTCGTGACCGTCAGCCCGTCCTTGTCGTAGGACTGCTGCGTGTACTTGCCCGCCGCGTCCGTGACCTTCACCGGACGGTGGTTCAGGTCGTAGTCCGTCTTCGTCGTGAAGTCGCTCGTGTCGGCGGTCGCGTTCTTCTTCGGGTCGATGACCGTGGTGACGTTGCCGACGTTGTCGTAGACGTAAGAGACCTTGTCACCCTGCGAGTTCACGACATCGGTCAACTCGTCGATGGCGTCGTAGGTGTTGGAGGTGACGTAGTCGGTGGTGTCCGCCGCCGTCGCCGTGCCCTTGGGCTCGGTCGTCGACTTCAGGTTGCCGACCTTGTCGTACGTGTACGACGTGGCGCGCGCCGCCGTGTTGTTGTTGGCGGGAGCCGTGGCGGAGAGGATCTGGTCGGTGTTGTCGTACGACGCCGTGGAGACCGCGCCGTTCGGCGCCGTCGACCTGGTGATGTTGTCGTTGGCGTCGTAGTCCGGGGCCGGCGTGGTGATCAGATCACCGCTGTCCTGGTCCTTGGGCACCGTGGCGTCCGTCGGACGCCCGTAGACGTCGTAGTTCTGCGTGGACTTCTTGCCCAGCGCGTCGGTGACCGACTTCACCTGACCGCGGACGTCGTAGACGAACGTGGTCGCCTTGTTCAGCGCGTCGGTGACGGTGTCGGGCAGGCCGGTCGCGTCGAATCCGCTGTACGTGGTGGCACGCTGGTTGGCGTCGGTGGCCTTGGTCAGCTGGCCGTAGCCGTCGTACTCGTACGACGTCGTGTAGTCACCCGCCGTCGTCGTCGCGACACCCTTCGGGTCCGTGACCGTCTTCAGGTTGCCGAACGAGTCGTACCCGAACTGCCACTTGCGGCCCTCGGGGGACGTCTTCGTGAACAGGTCGGCGCTGAATCCGTCCAGCCGCGTCTGGTACGCGTACTGCTGCGAGTCCGCCGGGTACGAGCCCGGGGCGCACGCCGACTGGTCCGGGACCCCGGACTTGTTGTGCTCGGCGTCGCGCGACCACAGCGGGTAGCCCGTCTTCTGGTCGTAGCAGTACGCGGTCTTGGCGCCGTTCGCCTCCTCCAGGTACGTGACGTTGTTGTCGGCGTCCCAACTCATCTTCGACGTCTGGGACTTGGCGTTGACCGTCTGGACCGGGCGGCCGTAGTCGTCCGTCGTGTACTTCGTGGTGTGCGCCTCGGCGTCCTTCACCGAGGTGTCCACGAACTTGGTGTTCGCGGTGTTGGCCGCGTACGTGAAGCCGGTGTCACCGCCGAGACGGTCCGTGAGGGTCTTCGCCCACCAGTGGTACTTCGGGTCGTCACCGGTCTGCGGCGCGTAGTACGCCAGCTTCGTGCTGTGCTGCCGCGGGTCCTGGACGTCGACGAGCTTGACGTTCTTGTTCCCCTGCGTGGCGTCGTAGGTGAAGGTGAACACCTTCTCCTTGCCGGAGCCGGCGCCGTCGGTCAGCTTCGTCAGCAGGCCCTCGGTCGAGTACCCGAAGGTGACCGTGCGGCCCGAGATGTCCGTCATCGACTTGACGTGGTCGACGCTCTTGACGCTGGTCGCGTCGGACTTGCCGAAGTACGTGACCGTGAGCGACTGCCGGCCCGCCGGGTCGGTGACGTACTTCAGGAACTTCGTCGGCTTGTTGTTGGACTTGCGCTCCTCGTACGTGAACGTCTGCGTGTTGCCGTTCTTGTCGATCGCCGACGTCATGTAGCCGTCGCAGCCGAAGAGGAAGCGCGTGCCGTCGGGGCGCGTGAACGTCCAGGCGTCCGGGACCGGGTCCTTGTCCGGGGTGCAGTCCAGGCCCGACTTCATCGTGACCTTGTAGTGGACGCCCGCGGGCGCCTTCCACGTGCCGTCCGGCTGCTTGCGGAAGACGTGGGTGGTGCCGTCACCGTCGGGCAGCCGGATCTCGGTCGCGTTGGAGTTGGGGTTCGGGTGGAAGTCGACCGGCGCGCCGAGCCGGATCGGCCCCGCGAGCTGCGCCGACCAGCCCGGACCCGAGACCGTGTCCGAGGTGTCGAGCGAGTTGTAGGAGAAGCGGGCGAAGGTGTTCAGACCGCGGCCCGGGTTGTTGAACGCGTTGTAGGACCACACCGCGTTGCCGGAGGCCAGGTTCGTCATCACCGTCGAACCGGCGCCCGTGTTCTTGCCCGTGTACGAGTAGAACTTCTCCAGACCCAGCGTGTTGGAGGTCGGGTCCTCCACCGCCACGTCCTGCTTCAGCGACGGGATGCCGCCGGTGCCCGCCGACAGCCAGGTGCTGTCGGAGACCTTCTGGACGTCCCAGCCGAGCACGTACTCGGTGCGGTGGCTGCCGGAGTCCGAGTTGATCGGGGTGTTGACCTTGGCCTGGATCGTCGTCGACTGGCCGGGCAGCAGCGCCGGGATCGCCGTCTTGACCTGGTTGCCGCCGGTCGTCATGTCCGTGCCGTCGGGCAGCTTCCACGTGTACGACAGCACGCGCTCACCGGCCGCCCAGGCCGCGTTCGTGGTGTTGGTGACCGTCATGTCCACCGTGTACGTGGAGTTGGGGGTCATCCGGGCCGGGGTCTGCGGCGCGTAGTACGTGTTCTCCGTGGTGGAGTCGACGTAGATGACGCGCAGCATCGGGCCGAGCTGCTGGTCCTCGCCCTCGGAGGAGAGGAAGAGGGTGCGCTCCTGCGGGCCCGTGGTCGTCTCGTCCTTGAGCTTGATCAGGGCGCCGTGGTTGGAGGACGGGGTCTTGATCCAGCCCTGCGTCATCGACGTGGCGTCCCACCAGTGGCGGCCGACCTCGGAGACCTGGGCGACGGTGTCGGAGACGGTGGCGCCGTAGTCACCGCCCGCGGTCGTCCACGCGGTGCCGGACGCGGAGCTGTTCCAGGTGGCCGTGGTTTCCGCGAAGTCCTTGTTCAGGCCGTGGAGTTCGTAGATCGCGCCGTCGGTGCCGGTCGTGGTCTCCGCGCCCCACATGTAGAGCTTGGAGTCGAGGACCGTGGCTGTCGCAGGGATCGTCGACGTCGGGAACTTCAGGGTCGTACGCGTCTTGCCGTACGTCGTCGAGTTGTTGCCGACGCTCAGCCACTTCTGCCCCACCCCGAAGGACTGGATCGCGTCCTGGTTGGTGGTGGGCTGCTGGGAGGAGAGGGTGGTGTCGGTGACGCCACCGGCCGTGCCCTGGACGATCTTCATCGTGCGGCCGGCCTTGGGTACGCCCACCACGCGGGTCGGGGACCCGATGACCGAGCCGTCCTTGGTCTTCACCGCGATCTGGTAGTAGTACGAGCGGCCGATCTCGGCGGACGAGGAGTCCGGCGTCGGCTTCGCGGTGGTGTCGGTGTAGGCGGTCGTGGCCTTGTCGACCGGGGCCACGAGGGTCGCGGCGCTCGGCGTGAACGTCTGCTGCGTGGAGCGGTGCAGCTGGTACTCCACGATGTCGAGACCCGTGTCGCCGGTCTTGTTGGAGTACGCCGACCAGGACAGCTCGGGGCCCGTGTCGTGCACGACCGTGGGGGAGTCGAGCGCCGAACCGACCTTGCCGTACGTGACGGTCAGGCGCGGGTAGCTGGACTCCTCACCGCCGTACGAGGTTCCGTCACCGGCCTCGTAGCGCGGACCGCCGGTCAGCGTCGAGGCGACCGTGTCGTCCTTGGCCTGGAGCACGAAGCCGTAGTTGGTGGCCGTGCCGGAGACCCACTTCTGGACGGTGTCGGTCACCGGGAACTTGTGCCAGGCGTTGTACTCGCCGGTGTTCTTGACGATCTGCGCCGGGTTCACCAGGCGGATCGAGTCGGCGATGTTGCGGGTCGTGGAGGAGCCCGTGTCGCCCAGGACCACCTTGCCGGTGTTGCCGCGGCTGAAGTAGTACTGGGTGCTGCTCAGGGCCTTCCACGAGGCGGCGGTGCCGGTCTGGTTGACCGTCGCGGTGGCCGTGCCGTCACGGTGGTTGATCGTGTACGGGGCCGCGGTCGCCGCGTCGGACGCGGGCGGGTAGTGCGCCTCGACCCGGTACGAGGCCGTCTCCGGGATCGTCGGCTGGTAGGTGTACGTCTCGCCGGTCGCGGTGTTCTTGTTGTACGCGAAGTCGTCGTTGGTGGCCGCGCCGCCGGTCGTCGTGGACCGGGGCCACTCGCCGACCGCGGCCGTGCCCGCGTCACCGTCGTCGATCTGGTACGTCGTACCCGACAACTCCCCCGACAGGGCGGAGGTGTTGGACCAGGTCGCCGTCGACTCGTCCCAGGCGCCGGTCGCCCGGTGGGCCTCCATGGTGACGTCGTTGGCGTTGGTGGTGTGCGTCTGGTCGTAGTACATCTCCAGACGCGCCGTGTCGATCTTCGTGCCCGACGGGATCTCGTTCAGCGGGAACTTGATCAGCGAGCGCGAGATGCCCGTGTCGGTCTTTCCGGCCGACAGCTTCCAGGTGTTGTTGAAGTTCGCCGACGGCTGGTCGGAGAGGACCATCGTGTCCTGCGACTGGGTCGCGGACGGCGTGATCGTGATCGTCGGGTCGATCGTCACGGGGTACTGGCGCTTCGCGGACGCCAGCCACGTGGTGTCCGGCGTGACGACGATCTTCCACCGCTTGCCGTCACGGACCAGCTTCTGCCGCACCTTCGGGCTGTACGCGAGCCCGTACGGGGAGTCGGCGTCCTTGCGCGTGTCCGTCATGAACGCGGCCGGGATGGTCATGACCGGCGTGTGCGGCAGCTCGCCGTACAGCGCGATCGAACCGTCCTTGCGCGCCTTCGGGGTCAGGCCGCCGGTGTTCAGGGTGAAGGTGTACGAGACCGGGCCCTCGGGGGCCTTCGCCAGGACGATGTTCTCCTTGACCCGGCCGGGGCCGACCTCGTACTGGAGGTCGGCGCCGCCCGCGGCCACGTCCTTGTACGTGACCGAGGAGCCCTTGGCCTCGGGGTCGGCGTCCTGCGCGGCCGCCCCCTCCAGGCCGAGGGTGACCGCCGGGCCGTCCGCACCCGCCTGGAACTTCAGCAGGCGGTCGGCGTCGTCGCTGAACCAACTCCAGCCGGAGTTCGACGTGTTGGCGTAGTCGAAGCCCTTGGCGTCGGTCGGCTCGACGTCCGTGTCGATCGACTTCCAGGTCTTCTTCTTGCCCGTGCCGACCCCGTACGCGGTCGGCACCGCCGACACCTCGGCCTGGATCCGCCCGTCGGACAGCTCCCAGAACCTGGCGTGCTCGGTGCGGCGCGAGGTCAGCTCCCGCACCCGCTTCGCCGGCGCCTTGGTCCGGCCCTTCGGCAGCTTCTCGCGGCTGGGTATCTCCAGCTCGCCGCCGGTGGGCGGCTCGGCGTCACTGTCATCGTCGTCGTCGCTGAACCATCCCTTGACGGTGTCGACGACCCCCTTGTCGTCGTCGCTCCCGCCGGAGGCGGACGCGGCGTACGCCAACTGCGGCAGCGAGGTGCTCACCACCGCTGAGACGACAAGGCAGGAGACAAGTCTCCCGTATCGGACTTTCACGTCCTGATGCCCTTCTTTTTTCGGCACGCCGAATAAACCGTCCGGGCTGATCCCGGACGGCTGCGTGCCTACTCAATGCGGCGGGATTTCTAATCAGTGGAAGAGGCCGGTGTCAACAGGTCGCTCAAAAGGTGTAGTTCGCTCCTGACCAGGCGAGATCTGTCGTTCTCGGCCCCGCAAAGGTCATGCGCCGATGCTTTTCGGCCACATGTCCTGCTCGCCTGTTTGCCCCTTATATCCGGCCGCTGGAAAGGGCTCCAAGGAATGCGGTATAACCCCTGAATTTCCATCTCCCGCGCTGCGCGCATCTCACGAAAGTCAGGCCTTTCCATGCCAGAACCCGAGCCCGTGGACCTGTCGGAGGACGACCGGGCCACGCAGCAGGACACGAGCGTCGACCGGCGCGGGATCGCCGTCGGCGCCGTACTGCTCGCCGCCTGCACCGGTCTCGTCCTGTACGGAGTGCTCCACACCGAGGACGAGGCCCCGAAGCGGCACGTGCCCACCGCTTCGGTGACGTACGAGGTGTCGGGGAAGGGCAGGGTCGACCTGACGTACCAGGCGCGCAGCGAGTCCGGAAAGGCCGTGACGGTGCGCGGTGCCTCGCTGCCGTGGAAGAAGACCGTGCGGGTGCCCCTGGGCAAGTCTCCCGTGGTGACCGTCGCGCTGGACGGCGAGGGCGGCCGGGCCAGCTGCCAACTGGCCGTACGCGGCAAGCACGTGCAGACCGCGACGGCGTTCGGCACGTACGGCCGGGCCACCTGCCAGGGGGAACTCGCCGCACCCGAACCGACGGACGCCACCGCCGCGAGCGAGCAGGAGGCGGCCCGATGACCGAGCACCCGATCCGCCGGCAGGCGGTCCGCACGGCGCTCGCCGCCGCCGTCGTCCTCAGCTGCGTCGCCGTGTCCCGGCCCGACCCCACGGTCTCCTTCGCGGACACCGCGACGACCCGGCCGACCGGCGTCGTGCACACCGTGCCCGTACCGGGCGGCACCGACCCGGACCGGCGCGCCCTCGGCGCCCGCGCCACGCGGCCGTTCCGCATGGTCGGCGTCACCTGGTCCGACCCGGACGCCACGCTCGACGGCACCGTCCAGGTCCGTACCCGCGCCAGCGCGACCGGCGCCTGGAGTGGCTGGCGGACCCTCGAACTCGACGTCCACGCACCGGAGTCCGGGCCGGACCACTCCGCCGAGGGCGTGCGCGGCGGCACTCAGCCGCTGTGGGTCGGTCCCGCCGACGGCGTCCAGGTCAAGGCCGCCGGCTCCCGGCTGCCCGCCGGCCTGCGCGTCGAACTCGTCGACCCCGACGGCGGGGCACCGGCCGCGGCGCGAGCGCCCGAGCCGACCGCGTCCGTCGCCGGGCAGCCCCCGATCACCACCCGCGCCGGATGGGGTGCCGACGAGTCGCTGGTCGCGGACCCGCCGACGTACACGACCGACACGAAGGCCGTGTTCGTGCACCACACGGCGGGAACGAACGACTACACGTGCGCCGAGTCCGCCTCGATCATCCGGGGCATCCTCACGTACCACGTGAAGTCCAACGGCTGGAACGACATCGGCTACAACTTCCTCGTCGACAAGTGCGGCACGCTCTTCGAGGGCCGGGCGGGCGGCGTCGACAAGCCCGTCTACGGCGCGCACACCTACGGCTTCAACACCGACACCACCGGCGTCGCCGTGCTCGGCGACTACAACACGGCGACGTCCACGGCCACCGTGCGGGACGCGATCGCCCGGCTCGCCGCCTGGAAACTGGGGCTGTACGGCGTCAACCCGTCCGGCTCGCTCGTGATGGCGGCGGGCGCGGACAACGGCAAGTTCACGCAGGGCCAGCTGGTGACGATGAACCGGATCTCCGGTCACCGCGACGGCTATCCGACCGAGTGCCCCGGCACCAACCTGTACGGCGATCTGCCCGCCATCCGCACGGCGGCCGCGGCCCTCAACTCCCTGTCCGTGCACGGCGACACGAACGGTGACGGACGTGCCGACCTGGCCGCCGGTGTGCCCCGCGCCACCGCCAACAGCCACCCCGGCGCAGGTCAGGTGACCATGCTGCCGGGGGCCCGCACCACCCCGTACGCCGGCAACAAGGCCGTGCTGACGCAGGAGAGCGAGGGCGTGCCCGGCGGCTCCGAGGACGGCGACGGGTTCGGTTCCGCCAC includes:
- a CDS encoding DNRLRE domain-containing protein is translated as MVLSDQPSANFNNTWKLSAGKTDTGISRSLIKFPLNEIPSGTKIDTARLEMYYDQTHTTNANDVTMEAHRATGAWDESTATWSNTSALSGELSGTTYQIDDGDAGTAAVGEWPRSTTTGGAATNDDFAYNKNTATGETYTYQPTIPETASYRVEAHYPPASDAATAAPYTINHRDGTATATVNQTGTAASWKALSSTQYYFSRGNTGKVVLGDTGSSTTRNIADSIRLVNPAQIVKNTGEYNAWHKFPVTDTVQKWVSGTATNYGFVLQAKDDTVASTLTGGPRYEAGDGTSYGGEESSYPRLTVTYGKVGSALDSPTVVHDTGPELSWSAYSNKTGDTGLDIVEYQLHRSTQQTFTPSAATLVAPVDKATTAYTDTTAKPTPDSSSAEIGRSYYYQIAVKTKDGSVIGSPTRVVGVPKAGRTMKIVQGTAGGVTDTTLSSQQPTTNQDAIQSFGVGQKWLSVGNNSTTYGKTRTTLKFPTSTIPATATVLDSKLYMWGAETTTGTDGAIYELHGLNKDFAETTATWNSSASGTAWTTAGGDYGATVSDTVAQVSEVGRHWWDATSMTQGWIKTPSSNHGALIKLKDETTTGPQERTLFLSSEGEDQQLGPMLRVIYVDSTTENTYYAPQTPARMTPNSTYTVDMTVTNTTNAAWAAGERVLSYTWKLPDGTDMTTGGNQVKTAIPALLPGQSTTIQAKVNTPINSDSGSHRTEYVLGWDVQKVSDSTWLSAGTGGIPSLKQDVAVEDPTSNTLGLEKFYSYTGKNTGAGSTVMTNLASGNAVWSYNAFNNPGRGLNTFARFSYNSLDTSDTVSGPGWSAQLAGPIRLGAPVDFHPNPNSNATEIRLPDGDGTTHVFRKQPDGTWKAPAGVHYKVTMKSGLDCTPDKDPVPDAWTFTRPDGTRFLFGCDGYMTSAIDKNGNTQTFTYEERKSNNKPTKFLKYVTDPAGRQSLTVTYFGKSDATSVKSVDHVKSMTDISGRTVTFGYSTEGLLTKLTDGAGSGKEKVFTFTYDATQGNKNVKLVDVQDPRQHSTKLAYYAPQTGDDPKYHWWAKTLTDRLGGDTGFTYAANTANTKFVDTSVKDAEAHTTKYTTDDYGRPVQTVNAKSQTSKMSWDADNNVTYLEEANGAKTAYCYDQKTGYPLWSRDAEHNKSGVPDQSACAPGSYPADSQQYAYQTRLDGFSADLFTKTSPEGRKWQFGYDSFGNLKTVTDPKGVATTTAGDYTTSYEYDGYGQLTKATDANQRATTYSGFDATGLPDTVTDALNKATTFVYDVRGQVKSVTDALGKKSTQNYDVYGRPTDATVPKDQDSGDLITTPAPDYDANDNITRSTAPNGAVSTASYDNTDQILSATAPANNNTAARATSYTYDKVGNLKSTTEPKGTATAADTTDYVTSNTYDAIDELTDVVNSQGDKVSYVYDNVGNVTTVIDPKKNATADTSDFTTKTDYDLNHRPVKVTDAAGKYTQQSYDKDGLTVTTTDKENNTTTVTYDERGMQTEVKAPYNGTTTRSTKYEYDQVGNVTKTITPRGTATSSTEDFASRTTYDELNRVKRQYQPYDPADARYNKADVYTETSYDAVGRVSKTSLPPSDGETVRNDTTYQYYDNGWTKKSTDPWSIDTTYEYDNLGAQTKRTISAADGSSNRTMTWSYYADGALKSKADDGVPVGQSVVLTDNSDTQNTSATGTWTKGDIAGQQGYNHQVHAAGTGTESFTWTLNIPKDGSYTAYVKYPKVTGATTGAKYTLSHGTTTEPAVTKDQTAGTGTWVSLGSYTLKQGEDTKLKLDQSSTGSTVADGVKLVRSTSGDTDAEKKNFSYAYDLNGNLTSIDDTSSGTKVDAYTVTYTGLNQVQKVVEALAGQEKKSTSYTYDANGQVETVTHPDQFSKYTYDLRELVKTVSVGKTSADAAPKVTSYTYTDRGQKLRETKGNGNTVDYAYYADTALKTSTENKPNGTLVTSHTYAYDPNGNKAQDVAKKMNADNHAATLSSTTDYTYDPVDRLAKSVKTGNGAGTETYVHDDNANVVSQTVKGTATTYNYDRNRLLSATTSGVTANYTYDPFGRLESTTSGGKVIQRSVYDGFDHVVESQKMDDTGALQSTKYAFDPLDRTTSKTSAGKTTDFDYLGLSDQVLDEKVGGELTKSYQYSPWGERLSQVKQNTDGTSEDGYYGYNSHTDVEALTDKNGDTKATYGYTAYGSDDDSEFTGIDKPDATDPTKEEYNPYRFNSKRWDAQSGTYDMGFRDYDPGLNRFTSRDMYNGALADMNLGTDPYTNNRYAFTGGNPTSRVEFDGHMICSEPGVCGSDAFLNNYYDDKEAAENFTLPGDGEFYENDTPLKAPKQDKEDDRPSDSANWFTQWLNQDYDLSLWSYMKAQNQGLRHVMGYNHAADLLDHWLGASGDAYEVDPKTMLGDMPSFQKLVDDRVAEAKASGGDYDSRWVKGTSVSDFMEAGDKGKGVMDWYYALNGFQWRVTTSNNNKTVTVEVFKRYNFGNPAGGKPRGNVGYLHEVNQNDLARLNTDGYATDYNVWGSYTYSTGG
- a CDS encoding N-acetylmuramoyl-L-alanine amidase; amino-acid sequence: MTEHPIRRQAVRTALAAAVVLSCVAVSRPDPTVSFADTATTRPTGVVHTVPVPGGTDPDRRALGARATRPFRMVGVTWSDPDATLDGTVQVRTRASATGAWSGWRTLELDVHAPESGPDHSAEGVRGGTQPLWVGPADGVQVKAAGSRLPAGLRVELVDPDGGAPAAARAPEPTASVAGQPPITTRAGWGADESLVADPPTYTTDTKAVFVHHTAGTNDYTCAESASIIRGILTYHVKSNGWNDIGYNFLVDKCGTLFEGRAGGVDKPVYGAHTYGFNTDTTGVAVLGDYNTATSTATVRDAIARLAAWKLGLYGVNPSGSLVMAAGADNGKFTQGQLVTMNRISGHRDGYPTECPGTNLYGDLPAIRTAAAALNSLSVHGDTNGDGRADLAAGVPRATANSHPGAGQVTMLPGARTTPYAGNKAVLTQESEGVPGGSEDGDGFGSATAYGDFDHDGYEDLAVASPGEEVTAGASDEGGVSILRGTANGLTGQAGMINEPTAVRTSGARFGAALATGDFDGDGGDDLLAVAPGAGRAWTVDGTDRAFSSALALSEGPVRDASVATGDFDHDGFDDAAITFATTAGDRPLVLVRGSSSGLRTAEPAVLAGAGGRSLAAGDLSGDGFSDLAVGRPDAVGGGEIATYHGSADGLTTTGAAVVSRGELEGADAGGELGASVAVGDTDGDGYADVLAGAPGDASGAGRVFLLRGGADGAGVPGAVTYTQGAGAVPGAAEAGDRFGSAVTVADLTGSGVAGIAIGAEGENAGDGTVMTLSGAAGASYGPTALGTTAGVGIGGELTR